A single genomic interval of Natator depressus isolate rNatDep1 chromosome 14, rNatDep2.hap1, whole genome shotgun sequence harbors:
- the LOC141998140 gene encoding olfactory receptor 14A16-like — protein sequence MSNRTTVTEFLLLGFSDVQELQILHFMVFLVIYLAALTGNLLIITVVVLDHHLHTPMYFFLMNLSVLDIGSISVTVPKSMANSLMNIRSISYSGCVAQVFLFVFFVSADLAFLTVMAYDRYVAICQPLHYERVINRRACVQMAAGVWISVFLYFAFHTGITFAVSFCGGNMVDQFFCEIPQLLKLACSDTYLSETWAIAFSVCLASSCFVLIIVSYVHIFTMVLRIPAEQGRHKALSTCLPHLTVVSLFFCTANFAYSHPTSSSTSTLDLVVAVLYSVLPAVMNPVIYSMRNKEIKAALRKLIAWMLSTRNKLSIFPLWL from the coding sequence ATGTCCAACCGAACCACCGTAACCGAGTTCCTTCTCCTGGGATTCTCTGATGTTCAGGAGCTGCAGATTTTACATTTCATGGTGTTTCTAGTGATTTACCTGGCAGCCCTGACTGGGAATCTTCTCATCATCACCGTTGTTGTCCTCGACCACCATCTTCACAcacccatgtacttcttcctgatgAATTTGTCCGTTCTAGACATTGGCTCCATCTCTGTCACTGTCCCCAAATCCATGGCGAATTCCCTCATGAACATCAGGTCAATTTCTTATTCTGGATGTGTTGCCCAAGTTTTTctctttgtcttttttgtttcagcagatcttgcttttttgactgtcatgGCGTACGATCGATACGTCGCCATCTGCCAACCTCTGCACTATGAGAGAGTGATAAACAGGAGAGCTTGTGTCCAAATGGCAGCTGGTGTCTGGATCAGTGTTTTTCTCTACTTTGCATTCCACACTGGGATCACATTTGCAGTCTCCTTCTGTGGAGGCAATATGGTGGATCAATTCTTCTGTGAAATCCCCCAGCTCCTCAAGCTCGCCTGCTCTGACACATACCTCAGTGAAACTTGGGCTATTGCCTTTAGTGTGTGCTTAGCTTCAAGTTGCTTTGTTTTAATAATTGTGTCATATGTTCACATCTTTACCATGGTGCTGAGAATCCccgctgagcagggccggcataAAGCCCTATCCACCTGCCTTCCTCACCTCACTGTGGTGTCCTTGTTCTTTTGCACTGCTAACTTTGCCTATAGTCATCCCACCTCCAGCTCAACCTCAACTCTGGATCTCGTGGTGGCTGTTCTCTATTCCGTGCTGCCAGCAGTGATGAATCCAGTCATCTACAGCATGAGGAACAAGGAGATCAAAGCTGCATTGAGGAAACTGATAGCGTGGATGTTATCCACCAGAAATAAACTGTccatttttcccctttggttGTGA